The genome window TAATAGAGCTGCCGCTTTCCAACGCCTGCTTGCAAAAAACCTCAATCCCATAAGTAATATCATGCTCATAATCAAATGCGGTGATATTTTCCGCCGTAAAAGAAACGCCGTCCTCTTTTATAATCGGGCTCCCCAGTTTTCGCGCCAAAGCCTGCATAAAGGTAATCGCGAGCCGCCAGTCCGCCGCTGCCGCCGGCGTATTGACTCTGACATTGTAGGCTTTTTCCTCCTCCTCATAGCCAATCTCAAAGCCCCGGCCGCTTTGCCCGTCAATCCCGACCACCAGACATTCAAACCGGGATAAGGGCGAAGCGTAAAACTCTTCAAGGGCAAAATCCTCATCCGTTTCATCAAAACCGAACTGTATCAAGCCCTCTACCAAATCCAGACATTCTGCCACCGTCAGCACCGGTGCCTGACCGGCTCCTTTTTTCTGATTGTTAATATGAAACACTACACTCATTGCATTTTCCTCCCTATATCTATTGCCCGGCCGCCTGCCGGGATGTAACACTTTTTTGCCGATCGGCGCGTTACTCGATCGGAATCAAGATCGAAACAGAAAAACCGGTTTCAGCCGGATTGAGTACCAGACCATAACCGCTGCCAAAGTACAGGCGAAGGCGTTCATGCACACTGCGCAGGCCAAACTTAGCGCTTTCCCCCATCAATTCTTCTAAGTCCTTACCGCCACAGCCCGCTCCGTCATCCTCCACCCGAATCTCCGCGCGACCGTCCAAGCGGCGGGTACTGATTCGAATTCGGCCAAAGCACTTGGCCGGCTTAATGCCGTGATAAATGGCGTTCTCAACTAAAGGCTGAATACTCAGCTTTGGGATCGGCGTGGCCAGCAATTCTTCTTCAATCTCAATGGAAAAATCAAAAATATCGGAATAGCGGTTTTTTTGAATCAGCAAATAATTCCTAACGCCGTTGATCTCCTCGGCCAGCGCAATAATTTCCTGGCCGCCGCTCAGTGCCACCCGATAAAAATCAGCCAGCGCCTTGGTCATATCGCCGGCTTCTTCGCTTCGGCCCATACTGCACAGCACATAGATCAAATCCAAACTGTTATATAAAAAATGAGGCTTTATCTGCGCCTGAATTAACGAAAACTCATACTCCCTTTTCTGTCTTTGCTCCGCCTGAACATCCTGCAATAAAGCTTTAATCCGGCCAACCATTTCATTAAACGCCAGTGCCAGCCGACCGATTTCATCCCGTGAACGGTAAGTGCAAGCCACCTCCAAATCCCCGCTCTTAACTCCGGCCATATCCCGCTCCAGCCGTCTGACCGGATCGACAATAATCTTCGCTAGAATTTCTGCGCAGATAATTGACAGGGCGCAGCACAGCAGCGCCGTCAGCATAATATATTTCATCAAACGGAAATGATCGGCCAACAGCTCGTTCATATCCGATTCCGTCATCAACACCCAATCAAAAATACCAATCGCATATTCGGAAAATAATTTCCGGCGCCCCTCTTTTTCTCTTTCATAAAAAACAATCTCTTCCTGACCACCGATTACCGGCCGCCCACTTTCCCGAAACAGCATCTGCTCATCTCCCGAAGAAACCACCTTGCCCGCCTGCGTGACCGATATAGCCATATCATTGGCATACTTGCTATGATAAATGGCCGAGATTGTTTTTTCTTTAACATATAACAACAGAATCCCCATCCGGTCATGGGTGTCGATCTGAATAACTTTTCTGGCCAAGACCAGCGCCGGTTCCATTTTTTTCCGAGTCAAAATATCAATATCACTCATTGGATACCATTGGGTCAAAGTCGGGCCGGTCAAATCTGCCCTAATCTGCTCAATATGGATTTCTTCTAATCCCCGGTTACCGGTTTGAATCACATTGCTGTTCTCATCAATAAAAACAATTCGGTCTATCCCCGGAAACATTTGCCGGGCAATATCCAAATTATTGTCCACGCCGTGATAAAACTTGAGCTGCCGAATACCGGCCGGTTCATAGCGCAGCAGCGCCAAAACGCTGTTAATGCTTAAGTTCAGCATTTCCGAACAACTTTCGGCGTTTTCGATGACCGAATTTATTTGATTGCCGATCAGCCGGGAGTTTTCAGCGATATTATTTTTGGCCGCCGAAACAGCCGCGCCGGTATAAATCGAATTCGCCAGCCAAAGCAGTGCTCCGATCGGAAAAAGCAGCAGCAAAATATAAGCGGTTACAATCTTCTGCCGAATCGCCAGATTTTTAAAGATTTGCTTTAATCTTTTCACTGCTCTCCCCCTCGCCGTTCTAAGGCCATATTTCATTATTATCAGCAGTTCCGGTGCTTTGGCTTGCCGCTCAGACCGGCACATATTTATGCCAGGCCAATCTTTTTATATCTCGCTGAATCACCGGCGGCTTGCCTAGCTGCATCTTTTGAACTTATCCGATTCCGGCCTAAAATTCGAATAGGGAACGCCGATCGAGGGTGTTCCCTATCGATAATTTAAATATTCCGTTCCGCCATAATTGGTTTAATTATCCCGGACAATGACAAGTCACGCTGCGTTCAGTAATTCCGTGATTACCGAGATCAGTCCTTCTTTGATCAGTTCATGGATATTAATGGATTTAACATTCGGGGTTCTGCCGTCCTGCGAACGCGGAATCTTAATCTTGCCTTCCCGAATCAAATCATAAATTTCTTCCTTCCGGCTGTCATTCAATCCCGGCGCACCGATAATTTTCCAGTTATTATCTACCTTCGGCCCGATCTTTCCTTTGCCAACTTCCTGAATATACTGCGCGATCAATGTCCGAATGCGGCCATTGTCCTGATAAATATCATAGGAATCATAGTAAACATCTTCTTTGGTTGCCAGTTTCAAGTTCACCAAAGTACCGAACCGATAGTTGTTGACCGCCAGTTTATAGATTTGATCATCTTTAATCGGTTGGCCATTTAACTTCAAGTTAGTAATTCTGCTGCCCGGTTCTTTCGAAATATCAATGTCATAAGTCACTCCGGCAAACATATCATAGTTATAGCCCCTGATATTCTCATTGAAGCTGACGGTCACATCGCCATCTTTATAAGTGTTATAGTATCCGGCTGACCATTCCATATATTTCTTCAGTTTTTCACCGGTAATATTGAGCCCCATTAAAGTATTGGTATATTTATAAATATCCGCAACATTTTTCTTCTTAAATTCACCTTTTTTCAGGTTCATATCATTTTTAAATGCCGCTGCCGCACTGACATCCGCTTTGGTGTAATATAATTGTACTTCATTGATCAAGTCAATTAAAGCGGTATCTTCTACTTGAGAAGTAGGCATTGTCGTGACTTTATCTTTGCCGGTAATATAGTCAACTTTGCTCAGGAAATCGTCCGTAATTTCACCAATTACGGTATTGGCGTCTGCAATGGATTGCTTGTGAACAAACTCGTATTTTTCCAGAACGGCCTTATCTTCTTCGACTGTTTCTGTCTTAATGTTTTCAGTCACAACCGATAAGACTTCTACGCCTTTTTCTCCTTTTTTCACTTTAATATCCGCTTTTGCCAATGCCCAGCCGTAAGCACCCGGTTCAATTAACTGCACTCCGTTTACTTCCTTTTGGTATCTGGAATGAGCATGGCCGCCAAAGATAACAGCAAATTGAGGGAACTTTTCGGCAATCTTTTCAATTCCGTCAAAACCATGTTCGCCTTCCGGTCCGATATGATAAGCTCCAACCAGAATATCATATTGGCCTTCCAGTTCTTTGATGGCCTTTTCGGTTTCTTCCGTGATATTCTGGAAAGTAAGGCCGGCAAAGTGTTCGGGAGAGCTTGCTTCCCACAGCGGTATATGCGGCGGAATCATACCAATTACCGCTACTCTTATGCCATTGATATTAAACACCTTATGTCCGTCAACAAAACGGTCCTTTGTTCCTTCTTTATAAATATTGGCGGATAAGACCGTTCCTTTAAAAGCTGCAATATTTCTTTCCAGGAAAGATTTTTCAAAGTTGAACTCATGATTTCCCAGCGCCCAAACATCTACTTTCAGGTCATTCATGACTTCCACCATCGGATGTACCGGCAAATCATTAAATAACTCGGCGCTGTTGTCCTGAACGGTATCACCGACATCCATCAGCAATAAGTTCGGATTCTTTTCTCTCTCCGCTTTTATCAAAGTAGTAATTTTGGCAAAACCGGCATCTTTATCCTCTTCATCAATAGCATATTCGTAAGCATAAATACGACCATGCATGTCAGCGGTTCCCAAAATAGTAATCGTTTCCTCTCCCTTAGGCATTTCCGGCGCCGGCTCTTTTTCTTCCTCTTGTGCCTCGGGAATCTCCAAAACTTGTCCTGTATAGATTAAATGCGGATTCTTCAAATTATTATGTTTGGCTAAAGTTTGATAGTCCATGCCATATGCTTTAGCAATTTTCCATAACACATCTCCGCTTTGGACGGTATAAGTTTTTGCAGATACGTTTACGGAAGTAAAAAGTAACAACATCGCCAAAATAATTGCAAGTTTTCGCTTCATATAATGCCTCCTTTTACTTTACATTAATAAACCCCATTGCCTTTCGCTTACTTTTTCTGTAAACCTTCCTCCTCTCCTTTCCCTTTCATTTAGAAAAAGTAAAACCTCAACTCTGCACGCAGAGCAAAAAACTTATAAACTCTTCCTTCTTTTTTTCAAATATAACATACATGCCATAAATGCTGTAAACGGCACCGTCAGGACAATACCGATACTGCCGGCAATTCCCTGGACGACTTCGACTGCTATAAAAGGTAAATTGCCGATTTGGCGCAGGCTCATATTATACCCCCACAGCAGCATCACCAGACTGAACGAACCTCCCATAAAAGCCAATATCAAAGTATTAGCCATTGTTCCCATGATATCTTTGCCGATATTCATTCCTCTTTTAAATAATTCCTGAAAAGCGATAGCCGGGTTTAATTCATAAATCTCCTGCATGGAAGAAGAAATTGACATTGCCACATCCATAATTGCCCCCAGAGAGGCAATTAAAATCGAAGCATACATTATCCCTTTGACTTTAATTTGGTAATCCAGAGCCATATACACAATCTGGCTGCCTTTTTCCAAATTGACCACCGAAACCCTCGTCAAATGACTAAAAATAAACGATACCAAACCGGCCGCCAAAATACCGCAAATTGTACCTAAGATAGCAACCAATGTCTTTTTTTCAAAACCGCCTATCACCAAAAATGAAACGACCAATGCGATAATTGCACAAATACTGGAAACCGGCACCGTGGAATAACCATGAAAAATCAAAGGAATCAAGACAAATATCAAAATCGCCGTGGTAAAAAGCAGGGCAATAATTGCATGGACACCTTTTTTGCGGCCAAACAAAATCAAAAGCAGAAAAAACACTGCAACCAGTAAATACAGGTAAGTCTGCCTTTTATGATTATAAACCCAAACTCTGGGGCCATCTTCCGCTTCCCGAACACCGACGATTACATGCATCCCCTCGGCCGCATAGACCGTATGGCTCAGGTCGATAACATTCACGGTTTCCTGAACTAAGCCTTGATATTTACCGGTCAGCACCTCCACCTCTACTGTTTGCTTGCCCGTAAAAAAACCTTCAATTACCGCATCTTCCTGAATCTCTTCTGCTTTTATTTTCAAAATCTTGGCTTCTTCAAAGTCCTGATTATAATAATCCGGCTTGGGCAAACCCTCTTTTAAAAGCGGCGAAACTGCCGCCATGACCACAATGGCAGCCATCGTAATCAAAACGAAGATAAAATGATAAATCTCCTTTGCATTGACCTTCTGCCCCTTCACAAAATCCTCCCCTAATGAAAACCGAAGTTTTCACAACTCTTTTTGTTAATCGCTTAACTTTTTATTTTATTATAACTCTTTCCGGTCTTATTTTCAATGAATTTCTATTCTTTTCTGATTTTCCTGAAATCGGGGAGCCGCCCCAAAGGACAGCTCCCCGCTTATGTCATCTTGCTTAATCCTGATAAACCTCAATCAGCCGAACCGCGTGTCCGGCCTTTTCGCCGCCGCCGACGGTTTCCGCTACGTTCAGCCGGACAAAACGCGCCGGCGTTCGGTCAAATAAATAAACCTTGGGCAAGCCGTCATTTCTTCTTTCCCAAGCCACCGGCTGCCAATTTTGATTGTCCACCGACACTTCAACCGTAAAGACTTTAGCGTACTTTTCCCGGTCGGTCGTCACATGAATCCGATTAATCCAAGTCGGCCGGCCCAAATCAAGGCAGGGCGCCCAAAGAATATCCCGGTCAGCCTGCGTATAGCCGTTTAAACTGCCGTTGGTACAATTACTGAAAGTGCCGTCGACACTGGGTACTATCGCCGCCCGCACGCCTTTGCGGTAAGCCAGATTTTTCCGGACATTCATGTTTTTCAGTTCAATCCGCACAGACCTGACTTGGCCGTCCGCCAGCACAATGCCGCTGTCCGCATCCAGATACCCGCCGCTGACAGCAGCCACATTTGCCCGCAGCACCGGCAGGTCAATCCTCCATTTGCCCTTAGGACTGTCGCCGGAAAAGGAGATTTGAATATACTTTTGAGCCTGCCCTTCCAGCCGAACGCCGATCCGGCGGTTATCGGCAATCGGATAATGGTCCAGTTCAATCACTTTGCCGTCATAAAGCCATTCCTCCGGAATGCCCCGGCCGACAATGACATCACCATCGGCTTTTTCCGCTAAAACTGACTCCAACAGGGCTTTTGACGCACAAGCCTGCCCCCACATATGCGGGCAGGAACCGTCTCCGCTGACCGGATGCCAGCCGTACCATTTACCGACTTCCGCCTCCCCAGCGCTTTCCCACCAGCTGTACGGCCCGGTCATGCCAAAAGAAATCATCGCCTGATAGCAGTAAATCGCTTCAGAACGGTATCTTTGCGCCCGCAGTCCGGCTGCCGCCAAACCGGCGTTGTAAGAACCAATCGCATTGCTGTAAGTCCCGCCGCCAAAGGAATGAGGGAACAGGCCGGCTTCCCGTCCCCGGGCAAAACCATAATCATAAGTTGCGTCAATCAGGGCAATCATGGTGCTGTCCTGCTCCGCACCAAACAAATAACCGTCCCAGGCCCAGCGGCCGAATAAAAACATTGACGCCCAATTGGTATTGCGCGGGTTGCGGCACACATTTTCACTGTTGGGCTCCAGCATCGAACAGGGCAGATAGTTAAGCCCGCAGCGGGAAACTGTTTCCTTAATTGTCTGGTCGCAGGCAGTCAGCAGCTTTTGATAGGCCGCCAGCGCCCACGCCGCTTCCTCCTTACGGCCCAGCGCCGCCGAAATATAACGGAACGCCGTCAGCCCCAGCAGCACCGACCAATTATCGACCGTCCAGTGCCCGATATTATCAATGTCCCAGGTTTGCTTAACAATACCCTTGGGTCCGGTCAAATCGACTTCGATTTGATAAGCAAACTTTTTAATAATCTCATATTTTTGCTCGACAAACTCCCGGTCGCCCGTTTTCAGGAGATACAGGGCAAACGGCCAGGCATATTTCCACTTGGCGTCATCATACTGAATCTGCGATTCCATATTTTCCAGAAAAACTCTGGCATCCCGAAAATCACCCATCATCAAAAGACTGATTAAAATACCGATTGCATCATGGTCAAAAACCTCATCATAGCCATTTTCCCCGACATTTAAACGATATCCGTCCTTAATGATGTGGGTATAAATAAAACCGGCTTTATACGCCTCAATCAATCGACTGTCCGGCAGCTCACGAAACATGGCAATTTCTTCCAGCCGGCCGTCCCAATAGTTTTTCATATGCTGATAATGCTGCTCCCAGCCGCCCAGCGCCGCAATTTCCTCATCTGCCGGCCAATCCTGACCGCCGCCGAAACGGTCGGCGGCAACTGCGTAATCATAGCAAACCGCTGCACCGGCTTTGATTCTTTCCTCCGGTGCGTTCAGCCGAATCACCGGCCCGACCGGCTCCGGTACCAGAACAACGTCCTGTTTGCTTTTGTTTTCAATCCTGACCCGGCTGTAAACAACTACAAAATCCTGTTCCTTGAGCCTGACTTTATCCCCAAAGTTAGAAATCGTAACCCGACAGCCCCGTTTTTCAAACTCAGTCACCAGGCAAGGCAGATAGCCTTCACTGTTGTACCAGTCTAAATGCTCAACTCCCTGGCTGATTGCAAAATCAATGGTTACATTTTTTCCGTCCCGGATAAAATATCCGCCCTCCATATAGGCAATAACCCCGTCCTGATCGCCGTCCCAGCCGATGACGGAAGCTTTGCTTGTATCCACCTCTATCCTGCTCATATTTTCTCCATTCTGTATAAAATTCGGCTTTTAAGCCTATCTCCTAATCGGCTAACCTTTGATCGACGAACCGGCAGCCACGGCTTTTTCAATCTGCTGACTGAAAATCAAATACAGCAGCAGAGTCGGAATACTGGAAATGACCAGTGACGCCGCCATCGCTCCCCAGTCGGTTGAAAACTGCCCTTGAAACTTAACTAGGCCAATCGGCAAAGTATTCAGCTCCTTTTTGCCGATGACTACCAGCGCAATCATGAACTCATTCCAGGAAAAGAGCATGGTAAAGAGCGCGCAGCTGACAATTGCCGGTTTGACCAGCGGCAAAATAATCCTTAAAAATATAGTATAAATACTGGCTCCGTCAATCGCCGCCGCTTCCTCCAGTTCGACCGGCAGCTGACGCAAATAGCCGTAAAAAATCGTAATGATAAATGGAGTCTGAAACGCTACATAGGGCAGGATAACTGCCAGCAGCGTATCATTGGCCCGCAAATCCCTGACCAAAATTACCAGTGGAATCAAGATAATCTGCGCCGGAATAAACATGCCCAAACTGACATAGGTTCTGGCCACACCCGACAGCTTCCAGTTCATCCGGGCGGTGGCGTAAGCGAACATCAGTGCCAGACACACCGTAAAAAAGACCGTCGCAATCGCCACCAGCACGCTGTTTCTGAAATACCGAACCACATCGTATTCAAACCAGGCCTTGATATAATTTTCAAACCGAAGCTGCACCGGCAAGCCAAAGGGATTGACCGAAAAAATTTCCTCATTATTTTTAAAAGAATTAAACGTCATCCACAACAGCGGATAAACGGATAAAACGGTATACAGCGTCAGAGCCCCGTACAGCAGCAAGAGTTGAAGTTTTTCCGATGTTTTTTTCATCTCCTGATCTGATTCAATCGTTTTAACTCAATTTTCCCTGTCCAGCCATGCCGCCCTTTTGTCCGGCACTCCGCCGGCCTAAAGACTGCGCTTATGAACATGGAAAAAGCTAAGTTATGGATCGAACTTTTCCTTTCTTCCAGCTTTACTGAATAATTTGGGTCATACTGTTAAAAGTTCACTTCCCGCGGGTACCAAGTCCTTCGCCAAAGTCTCCGCCAAATCCAAGGGCTGTTCATCCCGGAAAACTTAAACTAAAAGTTCACTTCCCGCGGCGCCAAAACCTTCGCCAAAGCCAAGGGTTATTCATCCCGGAAAAGTTAAACTAATATGTCAGCCGCTCCCGGGCCACAAACCGGTTAATCAGCAGGGTAAAGAGCAGACATTCCAGCATCAGCGCGATGGCAGCGGCGCAGGCATAACCAAAATTGCCGGTAATATAGGCGCTTTTATACATCATATAGCTTAACGTCGAGGTTTGATTGCCCGGCCCGCCGCCGGTCATGATAAAAATATGCTCAAACGCCCGCAGACCGCCGGATAGGATTAAAATCAAAAGTAATTTATAGGTTTCCGCCAGCATCGGGATTGTCACCTTAATATGGGCCTGAATCGGCCGGGCGCCGTCGGTAATGGCCGCTTCATAATATTGCTCGGGAATCGCCTTGATCGCCGTATAAATCAGCAGAATTGTATTGCCGATGCCCTGCCAGGCCGCCACGAAGGCCATGGTCAAAATAGCCGTACCGCCCTGAGCCA of Lachnospiraceae bacterium oral taxon 500 contains these proteins:
- a CDS encoding sugar ABC transporter permease, producing MKKTSEKLQLLLLYGALTLYTVLSVYPLLWMTFNSFKNNEEIFSVNPFGLPVQLRFENYIKAWFEYDVVRYFRNSVLVAIATVFFTVCLALMFAYATARMNWKLSGVARTYVSLGMFIPAQIILIPLVILVRDLRANDTLLAVILPYVAFQTPFIITIFYGYLRQLPVELEEAAAIDGASIYTIFLRIILPLVKPAIVSCALFTMLFSWNEFMIALVVIGKKELNTLPIGLVKFQGQFSTDWGAMAASLVISSIPTLLLYLIFSQQIEKAVAAGSSIKG
- a CDS encoding bifunctional metallophosphatase/5'-nucleotidase codes for the protein MDYQTLAKHNNLKNPHLIYTGQVLEIPEAQEEEKEPAPEMPKGEETITILGTADMHGRIYAYEYAIDEEDKDAGFAKITTLIKAEREKNPNLLLMDVGDTVQDNSAELFNDLPVHPMVEVMNDLKVDVWALGNHEFNFEKSFLERNIAAFKGTVLSANIYKEGTKDRFVDGHKVFNINGIRVAVIGMIPPHIPLWEASSPEHFAGLTFQNITEETEKAIKELEGQYDILVGAYHIGPEGEHGFDGIEKIAEKFPQFAVIFGGHAHSRYQKEVNGVQLIEPGAYGWALAKADIKVKKGEKGVEVLSVVTENIKTETVEEDKAVLEKYEFVHKQSIADANTVIGEITDDFLSKVDYITGKDKVTTMPTSQVEDTALIDLINEVQLYYTKADVSAAAAFKNDMNLKKGEFKKKNVADIYKYTNTLMGLNITGEKLKKYMEWSAGYYNTYKDGDVTVSFNENIRGYNYDMFAGVTYDIDISKEPGSRITNLKLNGQPIKDDQIYKLAVNNYRFGTLVNLKLATKEDVYYDSYDIYQDNGRIRTLIAQYIQEVGKGKIGPKVDNNWKIIGAPGLNDSRKEEIYDLIREGKIKIPRSQDGRTPNVKSINIHELIKEGLISVITELLNAA
- a CDS encoding YibE/F family protein, which gives rise to MKGQKVNAKEIYHFIFVLITMAAIVVMAAVSPLLKEGLPKPDYYNQDFEEAKILKIKAEEIQEDAVIEGFFTGKQTVEVEVLTGKYQGLVQETVNVIDLSHTVYAAEGMHVIVGVREAEDGPRVWVYNHKRQTYLYLLVAVFFLLLILFGRKKGVHAIIALLFTTAILIFVLIPLIFHGYSTVPVSSICAIIALVVSFLVIGGFEKKTLVAILGTICGILAAGLVSFIFSHLTRVSVVNLEKGSQIVYMALDYQIKVKGIMYASILIASLGAIMDVAMSISSSMQEIYELNPAIAFQELFKRGMNIGKDIMGTMANTLILAFMGGSFSLVMLLWGYNMSLRQIGNLPFIAVEVVQGIAGSIGIVLTVPFTAFMACMLYLKKRRKSL
- a CDS encoding DUF4299 domain-containing protein, whose translation is MSVVFHINNQKKGAGQAPVLTVAECLDLVEGLIQFGFDETDEDFALEEFYASPLSRFECLVVGIDGQSGRGFEIGYEEEEKAYNVRVNTPAAAADWRLAITFMQALARKLGSPIIKEDGVSFTAENITAFDYEHDITYGIEVFCKQALESGSSIIFGVFRPVYIDRNLAQELLNSSDRLTRFEELVHRTQYTDAYSANQQFYINREDDSIIGNYTLTQELPTILPYQPYVEYDNQEMLGEREVSQWLLTLVCYEDEDDPESYYALGEMDYDSFIQKLDPEKYSFLDGGYIVVSGLSKEEMAGFLE
- a CDS encoding carbohydrate-binding protein, with protein sequence MEVDTSKASVIGWDGDQDGVIAYMEGGYFIRDGKNVTIDFAISQGVEHLDWYNSEGYLPCLVTEFEKRGCRVTISNFGDKVRLKEQDFVVVYSRVRIENKSKQDVVLVPEPVGPVIRLNAPEERIKAGAAVCYDYAVAADRFGGGQDWPADEEIAALGGWEQHYQHMKNYWDGRLEEIAMFRELPDSRLIEAYKAGFIYTHIIKDGYRLNVGENGYDEVFDHDAIGILISLLMMGDFRDARVFLENMESQIQYDDAKWKYAWPFALYLLKTGDREFVEQKYEIIKKFAYQIEVDLTGPKGIVKQTWDIDNIGHWTVDNWSVLLGLTAFRYISAALGRKEEAAWALAAYQKLLTACDQTIKETVSRCGLNYLPCSMLEPNSENVCRNPRNTNWASMFLFGRWAWDGYLFGAEQDSTMIALIDATYDYGFARGREAGLFPHSFGGGTYSNAIGSYNAGLAAAGLRAQRYRSEAIYCYQAMISFGMTGPYSWWESAGEAEVGKWYGWHPVSGDGSCPHMWGQACASKALLESVLAEKADGDVIVGRGIPEEWLYDGKVIELDHYPIADNRRIGVRLEGQAQKYIQISFSGDSPKGKWRIDLPVLRANVAAVSGGYLDADSGIVLADGQVRSVRIELKNMNVRKNLAYRKGVRAAIVPSVDGTFSNCTNGSLNGYTQADRDILWAPCLDLGRPTWINRIHVTTDREKYAKVFTVEVSVDNQNWQPVAWERRNDGLPKVYLFDRTPARFVRLNVAETVGGGEKAGHAVRLIEVYQD